One genomic window of Vibrio rhizosphaerae includes the following:
- the cmk gene encoding (d)CMP kinase — protein MSSYTPVITVDGPSGAGKGTLCMCIAKALGFDLLDSGALYRVLALAAIHHGVDTESEDALVPLATHLDVEFVAEGQLVKVILEGEDVSRELRKEETGMAASKVAAFPRVREALLRRQRAFVKETGLVADGRDMGTIVFPEAEVKIFLDASSEERAKRRYNQLQLKGLDVKFDDLLSEIRERDERDRNRPVAPLRPADDALVLDSTFMSIEQVLETSLQYIESKLAVR, from the coding sequence ATGTCTTCTTATACACCGGTGATTACCGTTGATGGACCGAGTGGCGCCGGGAAAGGTACACTTTGTATGTGTATCGCTAAAGCGTTGGGGTTTGACCTGCTTGATTCCGGCGCATTGTATCGTGTACTGGCTCTGGCTGCGATTCATCATGGTGTTGATACCGAATCTGAAGATGCTTTAGTGCCTTTGGCAACGCATTTGGATGTTGAATTTGTCGCTGAAGGGCAACTGGTCAAAGTGATTCTGGAAGGTGAGGATGTTTCCAGAGAACTTCGTAAGGAAGAAACTGGCATGGCAGCTTCTAAGGTTGCTGCTTTCCCCCGAGTGCGAGAAGCGCTTTTGCGACGTCAGCGCGCGTTTGTTAAAGAGACTGGACTCGTTGCCGATGGCCGAGATATGGGAACGATTGTTTTCCCTGAAGCGGAAGTCAAAATATTCTTGGATGCCAGCTCAGAAGAGCGGGCAAAAAGGCGTTATAACCAGTTGCAACTTAAAGGGCTTGATGTTAAATTTGATGACCTTTTAAGCGAAATTCGTGAACGTGACGAAAGAGACCGAAATCGTCCCGTTGCGCCGTTGCGTCCCGCTGATGATGCATTGGTTCTTGACTCAACGTTTATGTCTATCGAGCAAGTTCTCGAAACATCGCTACAATATATAGAATCTAAACTGGCGGTTCGCTAG